A stretch of Bdellovibrionota bacterium DNA encodes these proteins:
- a CDS encoding DUF4388 domain-containing protein, whose protein sequence is MKKSALIISSAGKLDVPGLEKALLTHGFNTVRVNGLRDAFFRIDNERFSGVILEDMEQGKWQREFAEGISRHPFGITTPVVVIGGSQQPAERAAMTSILDQYFPVETDVNELAEFVNETCALQGEKAKRGKLGPVSIPLLLVQAARFRLDGAVVVERGEEKCIIYMEKGYVVFASSNRDENRFGEFLVQQGIISRDDFLRAAKLLQSSGKRLGRILVDEGILKPQVLQTLIQSQVKHIVYTVFDWKEGEFYILSDERSCQDEPVARFETARLILEGVRFKFSESRLNEEFRPFDQKVSLAVSLDECQRRVHLGKNEIDFLSLIGTGRLIGELLNLNSYSRLESLKLLYSFRILGFLSLERGAGMPLSSSLSPQARSKAMDDLFAAKEHKAAPAHMEVHETSSLKRPHVWRAAYMAAGAVALSATWLIVTFVDTRFSREGQTHPGDRYVDVEQDPVIHSLEMKKLAPEPSVAPVQATPEATPSLAAVTTVPEPTIQATSTPSETPTPEVASVEDTLRRFSEVVLSAEKHRRAGQLQVSLEQYRKAEQIDAKHLGVTLAIADILFDMNRIDEAERQFSRAKKLDSSNPRPYLALGTIYLLQDQSARAVREYEAYLRVVPQTPQNQSRITEVQRILQNLSVRP, encoded by the coding sequence ATGAAGAAATCGGCTCTGATTATTTCTTCGGCCGGAAAGCTCGATGTCCCCGGCCTAGAGAAAGCTCTTCTAACCCACGGATTTAACACGGTCCGCGTAAATGGGTTGCGGGACGCTTTTTTCCGCATCGACAACGAACGTTTCTCGGGGGTCATTCTCGAAGACATGGAGCAAGGGAAGTGGCAGCGGGAGTTCGCTGAGGGGATCTCTCGGCATCCATTCGGGATCACGACCCCGGTCGTCGTGATCGGTGGATCTCAACAGCCGGCCGAACGCGCCGCAATGACATCGATCCTCGATCAATATTTCCCGGTCGAGACGGACGTCAATGAGTTGGCTGAATTTGTAAATGAAACATGCGCGCTTCAAGGGGAAAAGGCGAAACGGGGGAAACTCGGCCCGGTCTCCATTCCCCTCCTCCTCGTCCAGGCAGCGAGGTTCCGTTTGGACGGTGCGGTGGTCGTGGAACGTGGAGAAGAGAAATGCATTATTTACATGGAGAAGGGATACGTCGTGTTTGCCTCGTCGAACCGCGATGAAAATCGATTCGGCGAGTTTCTCGTTCAACAGGGCATCATTTCACGAGACGATTTTTTGCGGGCTGCGAAACTTCTTCAAAGCTCGGGAAAACGGCTGGGCCGAATCTTAGTCGATGAGGGCATTCTCAAACCGCAGGTCCTGCAAACGCTGATTCAATCTCAAGTGAAGCACATTGTGTACACGGTCTTCGATTGGAAAGAGGGCGAATTCTATATTCTGTCCGACGAACGATCGTGCCAGGATGAACCGGTCGCACGCTTTGAAACCGCACGCCTGATTTTGGAAGGGGTTCGGTTTAAGTTCAGCGAATCGCGCCTAAACGAAGAATTTCGGCCCTTTGACCAAAAAGTCTCGCTCGCAGTTTCGTTGGACGAGTGCCAACGCCGCGTGCATCTGGGAAAAAATGAAATCGATTTTTTGTCGTTGATCGGTACCGGACGGTTGATCGGGGAACTTCTAAACCTTAATTCATACAGTCGCCTCGAAAGTTTGAAACTTCTCTACAGCTTTCGAATTCTCGGGTTCCTGTCACTTGAACGAGGCGCCGGCATGCCTCTCTCAAGTTCTCTGAGCCCACAAGCGAGATCAAAGGCGATGGATGATCTTTTTGCGGCCAAGGAGCACAAGGCTGCTCCGGCGCACATGGAAGTTCATGAGACCTCCTCTTTGAAAAGACCGCATGTGTGGCGAGCTGCATACATGGCCGCGGGGGCTGTGGCGCTTTCCGCGACCTGGCTCATCGTGACGTTCGTGGATACGAGATTCTCACGCGAAGGTCAGACCCACCCCGGCGATCGATACGTCGACGTGGAACAGGATCCGGTGATTCATAGTTTAGAGATGAAGAAGCTCGCCCCCGAGCCATCGGTCGCGCCTGTTCAAGCGACACCGGAGGCGACACCTTCTCTCGCAGCGGTGACGACTGTTCCCGAACCTACGATTCAAGCAACGTCGACTCCTTCGGAAACGCCGACGCCGGAGGTAGCTTCGGTTGAAGATACGCTGAGGCGTTTTAGTGAAGTCGTTCTTTCGGCCGAGAAGCACCGGCGTGCGGGGCAACTACAGGTATCCTTGGAACAATACAGGAAGGCGGAACAGATCGACGCGAAACATCTCGGCGTGACGCTGGCGATTGCGGACATTCTTTTCGATATGAATCGAATCGATGAAGCGGAGCGGCAGTTTTCGCGCGCCAAGAAACTCGATTCTTCGAATCCCCGGCCCTATCTCGCGCTCGGCACCATATATCTCCTACAAGATCAAAGCGCGCGTGCGGTACGCGAATACGAGGCTTACTTGCGCGTCGTTCCCCAGACGCCTCAAAACCAAAGTCGCATCACGGAAGTTCAACGAATCCTTCA
- a CDS encoding cytochrome c/FTR1 family iron permease, which yields MWVFREYGKNSVLAFILGTSIALNAHFARADVPEDARRAIALCDYIGSDYANAVSADGGTIRSGSEYNEMVDFVSLVDDYTTQLSADADASLLTDVRRLKEAILNKANVAFVREAATRARQQFVTQFSVSLFPPEIPDLALGRKLYTQSCAICHGESGRPSKEIAARLEPPPRTLADGTTLDPLSPFRVFNSITFGIEGTAMPSFSSLTEHERWSLAAVPFTLRSDLPSPTAAEPSVPWTVVMQKTDEELLSTAQKDGMDRAASLAQLSRIRHLIYSQRFPSNVANTFPKKSERSALAGIERAIRYSDRSLASFQKNKMKEATDEAVSAYLDGFESAEAVLRSTRHADLVRDAEKSFTQYRKALRGDPNMVATAHSALMKTLRDSETTIRGISGLSPWAALLGSFFIIGREGLEAVLLGAVILSGLAATNAGILLRWFHASWIAALICGGLTWIIAQEVVTGSVREGMEGWISFLAAAVLIYVSFWLFSKRDAATWKRYLVEKVKGRSGVGIATVVSMTFLAVYREVFETVLFVQALKLQAENQLPWIIAGGALGILVLLVTTWVMFRLGKRIPLKHFFGTSSLLLCLLAIVFLGEGVHSLQEANLLSEREVRFITIPSLGIYPYLEGLIAQTLLLFVFAGAWVWDQMRRKSWTHGRRTIQVQEQA from the coding sequence ATGTGGGTCTTTAGGGAATATGGAAAAAATTCGGTTCTCGCCTTTATTTTAGGCACTTCCATCGCCTTGAACGCCCATTTCGCACGCGCCGACGTTCCGGAGGACGCTCGCAGGGCGATCGCTCTCTGCGATTATATCGGCTCGGACTACGCCAACGCCGTCTCTGCGGACGGAGGAACGATTCGATCGGGATCCGAATATAACGAGATGGTCGATTTTGTCTCGCTGGTTGACGACTACACAACGCAATTGAGTGCGGATGCAGATGCGTCTCTCTTGACCGACGTCCGCCGACTAAAGGAAGCCATTCTAAACAAGGCAAATGTCGCTTTTGTGCGGGAGGCCGCGACACGCGCGAGACAACAATTCGTCACGCAATTCTCCGTTTCTTTATTCCCGCCTGAAATTCCCGACCTGGCGCTGGGAAGAAAACTCTACACCCAATCCTGCGCGATCTGCCACGGCGAAAGCGGTCGGCCATCAAAAGAAATCGCAGCGAGGCTCGAACCCCCGCCGAGAACTCTGGCCGACGGCACCACGCTCGATCCTCTTTCACCATTTCGCGTGTTCAATTCCATCACGTTCGGAATCGAGGGCACGGCGATGCCCTCGTTTTCTTCGCTTACAGAACATGAACGTTGGTCTCTCGCGGCAGTGCCCTTTACCCTCCGTTCGGATCTCCCTTCGCCCACTGCGGCCGAGCCATCCGTGCCTTGGACAGTCGTAATGCAAAAAACCGACGAAGAGCTGTTATCGACGGCTCAGAAGGACGGCATGGACAGAGCCGCAAGTCTTGCGCAGCTGAGCCGAATCCGCCATCTCATTTATTCTCAGCGTTTTCCTTCCAATGTGGCAAACACCTTTCCGAAGAAATCGGAACGCTCGGCTCTCGCCGGGATCGAACGCGCCATACGATACTCCGACCGGAGCCTCGCTTCCTTTCAGAAAAATAAAATGAAAGAGGCCACCGATGAGGCTGTAAGCGCTTACTTAGATGGATTTGAAAGCGCCGAAGCGGTCCTTCGATCGACTCGCCACGCCGACTTGGTTCGGGATGCAGAAAAATCGTTCACCCAATACCGGAAGGCCCTCCGAGGCGATCCAAACATGGTGGCGACGGCGCATTCTGCCTTGATGAAAACTTTGCGAGATTCTGAAACAACGATTCGCGGAATCAGCGGCCTTTCTCCGTGGGCGGCGCTGCTCGGCTCGTTTTTCATCATCGGTCGCGAAGGATTGGAAGCGGTACTTTTGGGCGCGGTGATTCTTTCGGGCCTGGCCGCCACAAACGCCGGCATCTTGCTTCGCTGGTTTCACGCGAGTTGGATCGCCGCGTTGATTTGCGGCGGCCTGACGTGGATCATCGCCCAGGAAGTGGTCACCGGGTCGGTACGCGAGGGCATGGAGGGTTGGATCAGTTTTCTGGCGGCCGCCGTCCTCATTTACGTCAGTTTTTGGCTTTTCAGCAAACGAGATGCGGCGACCTGGAAACGCTACCTCGTAGAGAAGGTGAAAGGACGCTCCGGCGTGGGAATCGCAACCGTCGTATCGATGACCTTTCTTGCCGTGTATCGCGAGGTTTTTGAAACGGTTCTTTTCGTGCAAGCGCTGAAACTTCAAGCTGAGAATCAGCTCCCGTGGATCATCGCGGGTGGAGCGCTCGGAATTCTCGTTCTTCTGGTGACGACATGGGTGATGTTTCGCCTCGGAAAACGAATCCCGCTCAAACATTTTTTTGGGACCAGCAGTCTCCTTCTCTGCCTCTTGGCTATAGTCTTCCTCGGCGAAGGAGTTCACAGCCTCCAAGAAGCAAACCTCCTTTCGGAACGGGAAGTTCGTTTCATTACGATTCCTTCGCTTGGAATTTATCCCTACCTGGAGGGCCTGATCGCCCAAACTTTGCTTCTGTTCGTTTTTGCAGGTGCCTGGGTGTGGGACCAAATGCGCCGGAAGAGCTGGACCCATGGAAGACGCACCATTCAGGTTCAAGAACAGGCCTGA